One window of Desulfovulcanus ferrireducens genomic DNA carries:
- a CDS encoding helix-turn-helix domain-containing protein produces MKESVKKIKQRKKWIDHYEQCQSVSLTCRKFDIPRSTFYHWYKRYQESGSDGLADLSRKPHNLAKTKVTKEHEQIILTLRSMYKWGPQRIATFLQREHGLSFAKSTIWRILQKHAVEPVKKYRRNK; encoded by the coding sequence ATGAAAGAATCAGTTAAAAAGATAAAGCAGAGGAAAAAATGGATTGACCATTATGAACAATGTCAGTCTGTTTCTTTAACATGTAGAAAATTCGATATCCCCAGGTCTACCTTTTATCACTGGTATAAGCGCTATCAGGAGTCTGGTTCTGATGGCCTTGCAGATCTCTCCCGGAAGCCCCATAATCTAGCTAAGACAAAAGTAACTAAAGAACATGAACAGATCATTTTGACATTACGTAGCATGTATAAATGGGGACCGCAGCGAATAGCTACCTTTCTTCAAAGAGAACACGGCCTTTCATTTGCCAAATCAACAATATGGCGTATTCTTCAGAAACATGCTGTTGAACCTGTAAAAAAATATCGCAGAAACAAAAA